One window of Leucoraja erinacea ecotype New England chromosome 37, Leri_hhj_1, whole genome shotgun sequence genomic DNA carries:
- the tbc1d17 gene encoding TBC1 domain family member 17 isoform X3, with protein MGSSADGHKVTVRCLAVVAFEKYGVFLNTSTKRTHDQDTHIPGVIRIIEKGSDTVVEWIPDSNVNGACHTEEEMFDPGYEPDWAVISTVGTRIRPQEEVRAVAQSPGVHSQWAFSISLSELKSIRKNKPGLGWSYLIFISKDGISFPALHFHAGGTRALLKCLCKYVVLATSKKDSRLYLVYSHDSHALSQSFDELQLFDEHSSDLVSRFIQDPYAATFGSFSKVTNFLREALRPPDGTRHRPMREMAAGLDLDQQDEPGFEVITCQVDLGQRPTVQRQETLTAAEWQKHLDPEGKLQDVDQLKKKIFKGGLCHSIRREVWKFLLGYYPWDSTAEERKVLVKQKTDEYFRMKLQWKSVTEDQERRNSQLRASKSLIERDVSRTDRNNKFYEGNDNPGLVLLNDVLMTYCMYNFDLGYVQGMSDLLSPILYVTQNEVDSFWCLTGFMEKVHRNFEESQESMKEQLEKLALLLRVLDSALCDFLDSRESGNLCFCFRWLLIWFKREFSFPDILRLWEVQWTGHPCPNFHLLVCCAILDSERDALMNPNYGFNEILKHINELTMRLNMEDILCRAEAIYQQLAACPQLQRSVQHILGLATQEEEATPTPTPTPSSGSGQGNSPRPLSPSQTHESELTDSAPHSLPDSSIEILHTDDGTIEPTHSP; from the exons GATAGCAATGTGAATGGAGCCTGCCACACTGAAGAGGAGATGTTTGATCCAGGTTACGAGCCTGACTGGGCTGTTATTAGCACAGTAGGGACCAGGATACGGCCACAGGAGGAAGTACGTG CTGTTGCCCAGTCTCCAGGAGTGCACAGCCAGTGGGCGTTCTCCATCAGTCTGTCCGAGCTGAAGTCTATCCGCAAAAACAAGCCGGGCCTGGGCTGGTCGTATCTCATCTTCATCAGCAAAGACGGCATCTCCTTTCCAGCTCTCCACTTCCACGCTGGTGGCACCCGAGCTTTGCTCAAGTGTCTGTGTAAATACGTGGTCCTGGCAAC GTCCAAGAAGGACTCTCGTCTCTATCTAGTCTACTCTCACGACTCTCACGCCCTGTCTCAGTCCTTTGATGAGTTGCAGCTGTTTGATGAGCATTCCTCAGATCTGGTTTCA CGGTTCATACAGGACCCTTATGCCGCCACGTTCGGTAGTTTCTCCAAAGTGACCAACTTCCTGCGCGAGGCTCTGCGCCCCCCGGACGGCACCCGGCATCGGCCGATGCGCGAGATGGCCGCCGGCCTAGACCTGGACCAGCAGGATGAGCCAGGCTTCGAGGTCATCACATGC CAAGTTGACCTGGGCCAGAGGCCGACAGTACAGCGGCAGGAGACCTTAACGGCCGCAGAGTGGCAGAAACATCTTGACCCAGAAGGAAAACTTCAAGATGTGGACCAACTGAAGAAAAAAATCTTTAAAGGA GGCCTGTGTCACAGCATCCGACGGGAAGTTTGGAAATTCCTACTGGGATACTATCCGTGGGACAGCACAGCTGAGGAACGCAAAGTGTTGGTGAAACAAAAGAC AGATGAATATTTCCGGATGAAACTACAGTGGAAGTCGGTGACCGAGGATCAGGAACGGCGGAATTCCCAGCTAAGGGCATCCAAGAGTCTGATAG AGCGGGATGTTAGCAGGACAGATCGCAACAACAAATTCTACGAGGGGAATGACAACCCAGGCCTGGTGCTGCTCAACGACGTGCTCATGACCTACTGCATGTACAACTTTGATCTGG GCTACGTTCAGGGAATGAGCGACCTCCTCTCCCCAATATTATATGTCACTCAGAATGAAGTCGATTCCTTCTGGTGTTTGACTGGCTTCATGGAGAAAGTG CACCGGAACTTTGAGGAAAGTCAGGAAAGCATGAAGGAGCAGCTGGAGAAGCTAGCGCTGCTGCTGAGGGTGCTGGACTCTGCCCTCTGTGACTTCCTAG ATTCCAGAGAGTCGGGGAACCTGTGCTTCTGCTTCCGCTGGCTGCTCATCTGGTTCAAAAGGGAGTTTTCCTTCCCAGATATACTGCGGCTTTGGGAG GTTCAATGGACAGGACATCCATGTCCAAATTTCCACCTGCTGGTGTGTTGTGCCATCCTGGACTCTGAGAGAGATGCACTGATGAATCCAAACTACGGATTCAATGAGATACTCAAG CACATCAACGAGCTGACCATGAGGCTGAACATGGAGGACATCCTGTGCCGGGCGGAGGCCATTTATCAGCAGCTGGCAGCCTGTCCG CAGCTGCAGAGGAGCGTGCAACACATCCTGGGACTGGCGACGCAGGAGGAGGaagccacccccacccccacccccacccccagctcGGGCTCCGGACAGGGGAACTCCCCCCGGCCCCTCTCCCCCAGCCAGACGCATGAGTCCGAGCTGACCGACAGTGCCCCCCATAGCCTGCCCGACAGCAGCATCGAGATCCTGCACACTGACGATGGAACCATCGAACCGACCCACAGCCCATAG
- the tbc1d17 gene encoding TBC1 domain family member 17 isoform X2, protein MGSSADGHKVAFEKYGVFLNTSTKRTHDQDTHIPGVIRIIEKGSDTVVEWIPVSESGEHSQFLYSKKDSNVNGACHTEEEMFDPGYEPDWAVISTVGTRIRPQEEVRAVAQSPGVHSQWAFSISLSELKSIRKNKPGLGWSYLIFISKDGISFPALHFHAGGTRALLKCLCKYVVLATSKKDSRLYLVYSHDSHALSQSFDELQLFDEHSSDLVSRFIQDPYAATFGSFSKVTNFLREALRPPDGTRHRPMREMAAGLDLDQQDEPGFEVITCQVDLGQRPTVQRQETLTAAEWQKHLDPEGKLQDVDQLKKKIFKGGLCHSIRREVWKFLLGYYPWDSTAEERKVLVKQKTDEYFRMKLQWKSVTEDQERRNSQLRASKSLIERDVSRTDRNNKFYEGNDNPGLVLLNDVLMTYCMYNFDLGYVQGMSDLLSPILYVTQNEVDSFWCLTGFMEKVHRNFEESQESMKEQLEKLALLLRVLDSALCDFLDSRESGNLCFCFRWLLIWFKREFSFPDILRLWEVQWTGHPCPNFHLLVCCAILDSERDALMNPNYGFNEILKHINELTMRLNMEDILCRAEAIYQQLAACPQLQRSVQHILGLATQEEEATPTPTPTPSSGSGQGNSPRPLSPSQTHESELTDSAPHSLPDSSIEILHTDDGTIEPTHSP, encoded by the exons GATAGCAATGTGAATGGAGCCTGCCACACTGAAGAGGAGATGTTTGATCCAGGTTACGAGCCTGACTGGGCTGTTATTAGCACAGTAGGGACCAGGATACGGCCACAGGAGGAAGTACGTG CTGTTGCCCAGTCTCCAGGAGTGCACAGCCAGTGGGCGTTCTCCATCAGTCTGTCCGAGCTGAAGTCTATCCGCAAAAACAAGCCGGGCCTGGGCTGGTCGTATCTCATCTTCATCAGCAAAGACGGCATCTCCTTTCCAGCTCTCCACTTCCACGCTGGTGGCACCCGAGCTTTGCTCAAGTGTCTGTGTAAATACGTGGTCCTGGCAAC GTCCAAGAAGGACTCTCGTCTCTATCTAGTCTACTCTCACGACTCTCACGCCCTGTCTCAGTCCTTTGATGAGTTGCAGCTGTTTGATGAGCATTCCTCAGATCTGGTTTCA CGGTTCATACAGGACCCTTATGCCGCCACGTTCGGTAGTTTCTCCAAAGTGACCAACTTCCTGCGCGAGGCTCTGCGCCCCCCGGACGGCACCCGGCATCGGCCGATGCGCGAGATGGCCGCCGGCCTAGACCTGGACCAGCAGGATGAGCCAGGCTTCGAGGTCATCACATGC CAAGTTGACCTGGGCCAGAGGCCGACAGTACAGCGGCAGGAGACCTTAACGGCCGCAGAGTGGCAGAAACATCTTGACCCAGAAGGAAAACTTCAAGATGTGGACCAACTGAAGAAAAAAATCTTTAAAGGA GGCCTGTGTCACAGCATCCGACGGGAAGTTTGGAAATTCCTACTGGGATACTATCCGTGGGACAGCACAGCTGAGGAACGCAAAGTGTTGGTGAAACAAAAGAC AGATGAATATTTCCGGATGAAACTACAGTGGAAGTCGGTGACCGAGGATCAGGAACGGCGGAATTCCCAGCTAAGGGCATCCAAGAGTCTGATAG AGCGGGATGTTAGCAGGACAGATCGCAACAACAAATTCTACGAGGGGAATGACAACCCAGGCCTGGTGCTGCTCAACGACGTGCTCATGACCTACTGCATGTACAACTTTGATCTGG GCTACGTTCAGGGAATGAGCGACCTCCTCTCCCCAATATTATATGTCACTCAGAATGAAGTCGATTCCTTCTGGTGTTTGACTGGCTTCATGGAGAAAGTG CACCGGAACTTTGAGGAAAGTCAGGAAAGCATGAAGGAGCAGCTGGAGAAGCTAGCGCTGCTGCTGAGGGTGCTGGACTCTGCCCTCTGTGACTTCCTAG ATTCCAGAGAGTCGGGGAACCTGTGCTTCTGCTTCCGCTGGCTGCTCATCTGGTTCAAAAGGGAGTTTTCCTTCCCAGATATACTGCGGCTTTGGGAG GTTCAATGGACAGGACATCCATGTCCAAATTTCCACCTGCTGGTGTGTTGTGCCATCCTGGACTCTGAGAGAGATGCACTGATGAATCCAAACTACGGATTCAATGAGATACTCAAG CACATCAACGAGCTGACCATGAGGCTGAACATGGAGGACATCCTGTGCCGGGCGGAGGCCATTTATCAGCAGCTGGCAGCCTGTCCG CAGCTGCAGAGGAGCGTGCAACACATCCTGGGACTGGCGACGCAGGAGGAGGaagccacccccacccccacccccacccccagctcGGGCTCCGGACAGGGGAACTCCCCCCGGCCCCTCTCCCCCAGCCAGACGCATGAGTCCGAGCTGACCGACAGTGCCCCCCATAGCCTGCCCGACAGCAGCATCGAGATCCTGCACACTGACGATGGAACCATCGAACCGACCCACAGCCCATAG